The window tttctaatctaaaaaatttgtctTATCAACAGAAAATCTCTTTAGAaagttaaaatcaatttccaaagtttcagtattaaattttaaatataaaacaaaaaaaaaaaaacaaaattttactttattttactttactttatcttgtactattataaaatttaaaaatgctgAAACTTtgagtattaatttaatttcctaaatttgattaaaaataaataaaaattttagttttaattttttaatttttttataaattttttatctttaatgtaagtatataaaatataattatatatgaaacaatttttacaaatattattttaagaaaattaaataaaaattcaatttcattacatttcttgtttttttaatataattttttaatataattttgtaatagagagaaagtaaaatatcaaatatcagaATTTACTGCTTTATCactttattatagaaaaaaatttctgtaaaattatattaaaaatttgacaaaatattttgattttaagaaaattgatttaaaaaaattttctgcaattttttcttctatcagatatatatatatatataattacatatatgtaatccattatattctatttataataaatttttattcaaaatcaaaatttttagatttagtaAAATAacgtaacaaaaatttttatttattttccactataataaatattgaagctaataaataatatttgattttttaaatgattatataatccaGAATTTTCTATGCAAAGTGACAagtcatattttcaaaataattaaaaataaataaaaatatcatgaaacaaaattaatttttaatgcatattctggaaattttttacatttttatacaaaaaaaaatatatgagaatggcaaaaataggaataatcttcaatttaaatttatataaaaattttatattttggaaatatataatcttatattatatgaaagattaaaaatgaaatgatatattaatagaattaattcaattagaaaagaattttttatatatcaatcactgtaattgtatctttttttaaaaataatttatagttttaaatagattaatttatatagtttttaatctctacaaaaaaaaatactgaattatttctattaatttaaaaattatatttgaatattttatatattatttatgaaaaaaattatttatgaaaacatcatattatattactaattaCCTGGACAGGAAGAAGATAACATAGGCAATTGATTTTTTGCACCATTTTTATTTGCTCTATAACGTTGTATAAATTCTTTAGCAGATTCTAAGAGAGCAAAATCATCAGCCACAGTCATATCTAAAACTATATCTGCTCCTAACTGATAAAAATATCCTGCAAGTTTATTTAGTGCTTGTTCTGAATTAAGATTATAATGTTCTGCTATGGATAATACTGCTTGCACCGAAAGACTAACTACAATAAATGTTGAGCTTATACCATCTCtactctataaaataatactatattaaaaaagacatacagatttttgatatttaattatagtctatgttattttaataatcattaccTGATATTGAGTTTTTTCTCTAAATACTCGCATTAATTCTTCTTGACTTTGTTGTGTAACTAATATACTTTCTGCAGATGTTATACAACCACTACAAGCTAAACAATCAGCAAGTGTAATTTCAactttctctaattttttaaattgtccagtctaataaacatataaaaaataaactataaaataaattataatcttaaaaatttttaaatttgtaattttaattaaatttatttgaatatatataatttaatttattttaatttacttcatTTAATGCTATAGGTGTTCcatctttctcaatttttatttttgccccAGTTTTACTCTTTAATGCTTGAATTTCTATAGGTTTTATACATTCCtacaaagaaaatatcgtaaaaattgctaattattgagattaaaatgataaaataccTGAGAAGGAGTAATGAAATCatctaaatttgtaatttgtagtGCTCCACTAAATCGTGATGCCATTTtatctaaaagaaatatttgcattaattatttattataaataattaatataacttctataattaaataatacttcaattcaatatattctttaaaacaaaatacttaaatgttttaaataaagtaaaattgcatgtaaatattcttatttaataaataagtaaatttaaaatttctgatatactaataattatataatttattatttattatattacttacattattatattatataatgaatatataatacaataaatactaattctatttgtgttttaaatattaaatctttttagtttaataatcaatccatctaattttaaatataacctTATTTTCGATGACcacagaaatttataaataatttaatattaaaataaaagtgatttcaattaaatgtattgacccattgaatttttgaaaaaaaactaatttatttgaaatatatatataaaaaataaagatttatattttgataagtaaaatattattaaatatagattttaaatgttataaaaataattatacacatgcttgtatattatattaatatgttataagctaaatttgaacaaaatttttaaaataaattctaaaaaaataattaaaaataaaaaataaatattaaatatatataaaaatattacaatttcatcaaaataattatatactattagaAATGATTAcgtatctaatttttatatgaatttttattcaaaagtcttatttaaatattcatactaatttaataaattaaaatttataaaattttaaaaagaaaatgtctaaaaaaatatttcattttgcacTAATTCAAATatgtcaatatatatttaaatctataaaaatcttaaatttatcagatttaatataagaacTCTATGTACTTAACCATGATTTTCCCACCATATAACAGACGCAAGTTATCTACATTGATTTAGGGGGTAAGTATGCGCCTGTAACATGGCAATATCCTCAGTGtcttttaaagaagaataatatttgatacgatatttatgaaatttttattttgaaatgactgaagtaaaaaaagatgatatcgttaaaatattacatacgtATCCTCTTTGTAgagtaagtaaaatataatttatatatacatacgatatattaaatatattggaaaaaaataagtttggtttctttaattagtatttaatcaatagaaaaaatcattatatgaaaaatggtatttatataatttaattttattaagtttacttcattttcaatattattataatcattttaaagttttctttatatattatcgtttaaatatgaatttaaacaatttgatttataaaaaaaaaaaattaaaaagacaatatataattaaattataatgggacaacataatataattaaaattttatttatgttatattatttgaataaaatttatcatatattaatattaataataataaatactttttaaaattatatattaattttatgatgatattatatatttaatacgtaTGTTTTAGAAATGTGATATGTCAGATGAAATGAAACAAGAAGCTATGGAATTATGCATCACTGCAGCGGAAAAATATGCGGACAATTATGAAAATGTTTCACGAATGATCAAAGAAACaatggataaaaaattcgGTGCGTCATGGCATACAGTTGTTGGTGAAGGCTACGGAtttgaaataacttatcaacttaaacatctattatatatgtacTGTGCTGGAAATTTAGCAATATGCATATGGAAATCAGCATAGTGGtacttacaaaaattaaattattattataaattattataatttttttaaaaattaatttcataatttttgttttttttttttaaacactgATGCTATAACTATGATGctgaaactatatatatatatatatataattactataagtactatataaattgattttataaaatcgcaATTATTGATTGCGAAACGTatatttacgaataatataatttacaaattattatatacttattacagattataatttaagaaagttgttttattataatatataaaataaaaaagtaataaaaaataatttataatttttatataaatagaaaaatataattattgcaatttaaatttcaataattttaatatatttatataatatttatttttttcacttattttatCCATACTTAATAcccaattattaataatattcaattaatatttaatatttctcatattatttaaatattataattaattaaataaaaaatacaatataagttaattcttatactattatttaaattaaaaaattaaaaagatatacaaaatataaaatattaaacattgtattaaaaatattattatgttatcaatatattattatattattaatatatatgtttatgtatGCAAATTGCAAAAtgcaatttgtttttttttatgtaataatatttatttgtataaaagtattttatcctattgttatattatatattatatatattatgtgtacttgatatataataaatactaaataatatttattgaaatatcatacaattttataatataataaattcattacagatatatataattattttttaaacatttatttttatatttaattataatattgcataGACATTATGTTTTCTCTATgaggatattaatttttattgtaagaaatttattgtttattcataatcatttattttttaaagcattttGTAACTAcaggttttattttttctttttgaaaaatatgaaatgctggtccaaaaaatatgatacaattttcttgttacaattttaaaatttacatgatGAATTACAACTGagcatcatatttttatattaatttataagaatgtaatttacaataatttttttatagattgctATTATATCTAGAATAgctactatattatatattataacaagcaattaataatatatttttaaaaacatagtTTTActcattaaaaaatgaaatgcatattaaataacatatatcttattttcaaaatgtaataatttgataaatattatatatgtacataatatgaaaatgattttaagttaaacaaaatttattatattatttaatgatagaaGTAATAATactagatatattaaaagtaacagtagtaatagtaataataacagaataataataataacagaataataataataataataataataataataataataataataataataataataataataataataatgatgatgatgatgatgatgatgatgatgatgatgatgatgatgatgatgatgatgatgatgatgatatctctatattttttaactatttactatcattattaataatacatatgctttccattttccatttctgcaaaataaattctctAGTATTTACAATTCTTGCAAAGATTTCTATTCGTGCTGCTAAATCATATGTTCCAGGGGTTGAAAATACAGCTTGTAATTTTACAGTATTATTCATCATTGGTTCTACATGAGAACAAATTGCTGAATGGCAAGCATATCTATAATATGTAGAAGCTTGTGGAGAATATAAttgtgattttatatttggaagatgattttcactaaaaaaatataaagataaactatattatgtatataaatttttttaaattattcttaataaatactttaccTGCTAGTACCTAttgtattgattttaatatcaatttttgattctAAATGATTctgtatatacattattacagGAAGGAAACATAAtcgattttgatgaaaattatgCTTGATTTCTCTATCAtggtttaaagaaaaagaaattatatttttcaaaaattcggaTTCTGATACttgttctttattaattacagcCAAAGAATCAAGTATATTTCTATCAGGTCCAAAAATCTTCAAACGACCAGCATCTTCATTTGATTCAACTTGAATTTCTTTTGGATGTTtgtaagttttatttaaatattgtatatcaaGATGATGTTGACCAATTGCttgttttgtaataattccatttttgATTATCTTTGCCCGCCACTTAAGAATTAAAGTAGAATTTAATGTCATAGTAGCAAATAAAGGCTTTTGTTCTATATTTTGTGATAATCGTTGACATTGTTGTATTTCAGTTACATTTTCATTGATATCTAATGATGGAATATCCTTTCTTcgtataaaatctatatatggATAATTTATATCTGATTCAATGTAATCATTTTCTTGAGTTAAAGATATATCAGAAAACTTAgattcattttgatttttttttcttaattttagcATTAAATGAAATACTTCTTGAGTCTGTATCTTAATATTTGTTGATAAAATGGATAAATCAAATACAGACCAAGTATCactttgaaacaatattttgtacaacaaaatttcatttgtaattaaatcatgaatttgatttgcatttttaatgcatattattaaatttaatgtaggcgaaatatctttaaataatgtaCTTCTTGAAGCAATTGAGCTAATTTGTATAGAAtccaaaattgtaaaatgccAAGTATGTCTACAAAGTCGATATTTCATCATGCtttttgaatcaatattttcatagtAAAAGAgtaaatctaaataatgaaTTCCCTTTTCATGAGGTGCTTGAATCCAAAATGGTATTGTATGTGTTTctccaatatttaatatattattattagaagataacggaatttttaatataagtctgttatttctttttgtcatATGTTCTGAAATCATgagtaaatgataaaaatactaatattggtattcaattattttaattattgaatgaaatatataaattatatttactttcttgtatatttatgtgCTCATCTCCTAATGAAAAAAGTTTAGCATCTGTAGAtgccaaaaaaatatttgttaatgatGAATTACccacatttttcaatataatatctattttttgaatttcaccACATAACATTTCTGAAGATAATTTACtaaagaaaatctaaaagtaaatttttattaactatattgtatcaatataatgtacaattttaaatactttatatataattgtatttgaatatttaatacctGCATAAAGGGagctttttcaataatattcatttctaatctataatctacaccatatatatttgtaccaggtttttctttaatattttttaatctaggtcctttaatttcaaataatctttttccaGTAATAGCTATTGTTGGATTAACAATTGGTGGATCTATTATATGAGTTGGATTAGATAAATCATAGCTTAAACCTAATACTTTTAATTCGCCTATTTTTTTTGGTATAAGACATAGTATAATGCCTTGCTTGGTAATaggttgtaaaataattttttcaattgtttgtgTTTCcactaattgtaaattttctgatgatttcatttcattcgtaATTTGTCCATTGGAGGACGTAAATGACCATAACAAAGTTAAATTGGATAATGGTAGCGGTATATGTAAtggattatataattcaataaaaaaatgcacTGGCTCATTTAAAACTGCATTTGGTTTTACGCTATTATTACttgttttagaatataatgcaACTGTAGGTTTGAATATCATAGGAGGAGATCCCTGAGCTTCTGTTATTAacatttcttccatttttgaCCATCTTACATCATCACAGTCTTCAGTATTAAATGAAACATGACTTgctggaatattattttcatatgattTAGCTATAGGACCAAAAAGTACTTTAATATCATTACTATCTATTAATGGCAAAGGCAAAATAGGAAGCTCATgatgatttgataaattttcctgCAACAGTaactataatatgtaattaatatgacaatcaatatatatataaacacagaaatatcatgaaattaataatatatataataataatataaataaataataatgtatataaacttATACATACATTATGGATATGTAAAAATTCACGTAAAAATGCAGCTTGTTGTATACCTGGTTGTTTACTATAAGCATTgagtaatttttgaaatgctTTTACTGCTTCACTAACTTGTTTCAATGATGCAGCTTGTCTACCaattgtaaaatgtatatGATCTTCAGCTAATGACCAACctctttcattatatatctaagaaaaaatatgtaaatgtaaaataaacaatttatttatttaatataataaaagaatattggaaATCAACTAAATATACTTGGTATGCTTGTTGATAACATCGTAAAGAATGTTTTCTTTGACCTGCTTTTGAAAATCGATGACCAGCAAGAACAGCATGAAATGCATACTTGCGCACCATTTTTGGTCCAATAAAACAATAAGCAGCTTGTTCTAATAAGAGTGCAGAACGCAAATCTGAATCTTCACTAGTCATACGAATTAATTGTTTAGCAGCCTCTCCATATAAATTTCTACCTTTTAAACATTCTGCACTGAGTAACGTTGCTCTTGTTGCAAATTGAGGCATTTTGCAACTAGTTGAATAAGTTAATATTGCATCATCCATATATTCAATAGTCTTTCTATTAGTTTCACCTTGCATGAATGCACTTAAAGCAGCCATTTCAAGAGCACCTGCATAATAAAGCCAAGCTTGATCTGCTGCAAAATCTCTTTTTGCACTATGATATGTTTGGTAAGCAAGTGAATAGTGACCaaacataaaacataaatcACCTAAGCGACGCAATTGTAATTCTGGAGATTCTGTTGTATAACTGAAATCCAAATAAGCtagaactttatatatttatataatactatatattttatttttatttaatacttatttattattatataatataaaatagtatataaataataataataaacatacatTACAGCATTTGAAGGAGTAGGTCCTGGTATTCCGGGTTTATTTGTTCCAAACCATCGTCTTGTAGCACTAAAAAGTGATCTACTAACaccttttttatttgaaattacatCATTTAACAAACCAATTTGTTTTTCTACATAAggtaataaactttttaagcAAAATTCTGTTATTAATGTTCGTAATCTTTCAAGGTCTTGTGTAGATAATCTAACACCATGTTGTATTGCTAAATAATTAGGAGAATCTGCCCaaacatttacatttattggGGCatcattaatttgttttcCATATAAAACGGAATTTCGTGATTTATCAGCTGTTGGACTTAAAGGATGAATTGTAACAGGAATAGCTTCTTGACCAATTTCTAAATGTGTATTTCTTGAATCAGATATTTCAGAagtaaaactaataatatcatttaaatttggaGAAATTAATACAGAATTTTGTGAAGCAATTGGTGTTCCAGCCTGGCTTGTCCTAAAATATcacattcataattatttcataaattttttaaaaatatagtacaAACATACTTATCAATATCCATTGTAACTTCATTTGGCATAGAAGAAACACCACTAGTATCTGCAGGTGTACGAGGAGAACTATTTTGTTCACTACCTCCTAATATTTCTGAatgttttactaaaaattgaCTCCAAGGATCTGGTAAATGAGTATTATCATCAATTTGCCCTGGTGGTCGTGAATTCATTTGTAATAAGAAGCAATTATTAGcaccataaatatttttcatttccgcaaaaattttttcagccctataaacattatataaaaataattcattcttatgaatattttctataaaaaaaattataaaaataaaaataaatacttgttTTTATCATCTTGTAaagtatcatatattaaaatataatatcttaatgtattattattaaaccatTTTGGCAATTTTCCAGGTATATTTTGATGTAATTGTGTAcccatattttgtattttttctaaGGGATTGTCTTCTGTTGTGGAAACTACTATCATACAAGCAAGAAAATGTTTTGTAAATTCATGGTCTGATGGAAATTGaacatttaaaaacatttctcgCCATGCTTCAAACCATGGAACTGATACTGGTACATCAAGCTCTGTTGTTCcaatttgaataatagttGTATGCTCACATACAGCTGAACTAACTGcttcatttaacatttttctagCAATACTTGGTTCTGGAGGTTGTGCATTAACATCTTGTATAAAAAGTCGaagatttctaatatttataatatttccttgTGGATCTTTAAAATGACCTATAAAACAAAaggaatttacaaatatttcaaaataatatgcataatattcataatatgcatataatataatgtaaatctaaaaataataaaaaattaaaatttatttaataattttttcaaaatttatttttgtatgaaatacaatttataacattttaataaaaatttgtatttaaaataaaaaagtaatcctttatgtttatcattataaaacttttactttattacaactgatgatatataatttttatctattttaatatttcgaataatgaaCTACTTACCTTcagtatttaatttacaaaacggTTGTAAAAGTTcaacaaatgataaattatttttctgacATACAGTATCAGCTGCTATCGAACATATTGCAGCAATTTGCGGTGAAAAagcattacatataaattcacGAGGGGTTAATTTACATTGAGCCATACTTGATACttgctaaaaaatatataagtaattaagattatatttagcTAATTATACGATAACAATCATTTTGAGCACTAAATTGTTATCATtcattatcttattaaaaagtgACACAATCAAACTTTCTATATATctcaaaataatagtaaacattttaaacagctgttctatgaatatttacccgtgaaagataaaaatataaagatgacatatatctttcttaatattaGTCTTCAGACggaaatactatatataattttttcaaatttaatactaTAGATGGCAGATCTTTGGATAAGTTatattcaaaagaataaaaatatttaatcatttcattgaatatttttaatgtatatgatagttatttaaattttaattaaaaaaa is drawn from Apis mellifera strain DH4 linkage group LG5, Amel_HAv3.1, whole genome shotgun sequence and contains these coding sequences:
- the LOC412104 gene encoding trafficking protein particle complex subunit 8 isoform X2, with the protein product MSSLYFYLSRQVSSMAQCKLTPREFICNAFSPQIAAICSIAADTVCQKNNLSFVELLQPFCKLNTEGHFKDPQGNIINIRNLRLFIQDVNAQPPEPSIARKMLNEAVSSAVCEHTTIIQIGTTELDVPVSVPWFEAWREMFLNVQFPSDHEFTKHFLACMIVVSTTEDNPLEKIQNMGTQLHQNIPGKLPKWFNNNTLRYYILIYDTLQDDKNKAEKIFAEMKNIYGANNCFLLQMNSRPPGQIDDNTHLPDPWSQFLVKHSEILGGSEQNSSPRTPADTSGVSSMPNEVTMDIDKTSQAGTPIASQNSVLISPNLNDIISFTSEISDSRNTHLEIGQEAIPVTIHPLSPTADKSRNSVLYGKQINDAPINVNVWADSPNYLAIQHGVRLSTQDLERLRTLITEFCLKSLLPYVEKQIGLLNDVISNKKGVSRSLFSATRRWFGTNKPGIPGPTPSNAVIYTTESPELQLRRLGDLCFMFGHYSLAYQTYHSAKRDFAADQAWLYYAGALEMAALSAFMQGETNRKTIEYMDDAILTYSTSCKMPQFATRATLLSAECLKGRNLYGEAAKQLIRMTSEDSDLRSALLLEQAAYCFIGPKMVRKYAFHAVLAGHRFSKAGQRKHSLRCYQQAYQIYNERGWSLAEDHIHFTIGRQAASLKQVSEAVKAFQKLLNAYSKQPGIQQAAFLREFLHIHNENLSNHHELPILPLPLIDSNDIKVLFGPIAKSYENNIPASHVSFNTEDCDDVRWSKMEEMLITEAQGSPPMIFKPTVALYSKTSNNSVKPNAVLNEPVHFFIELYNPLHIPLPLSNLTLLWSFTSSNGQITNEMKSSENLQLVETQTIEKIILQPITKQGIILCLIPKKIGELKVLGLSYDLSNPTHIIDPPIVNPTIAITGKRLFEIKGPRLKNIKEKPGTNIYGVDYRLEMNIIEKAPFMQIFFSKLSSEMLCGEIQKIDIILKNVGNSSLTNIFLASTDAKLFSLGDEHINIQEKHMTKRNNRLILKIPLSSNNNILNIGETHTIPFWIQAPHEKGIHYLDLLFYYENIDSKSMMKYRLCRHTWHFTILDSIQISSIASRSTLFKDISPTLNLIICIKNANQIHDLITNEILLYKILFQSDTWSVFDLSILSTNIKIQTQEVFHLMLKLRKKNQNESKFSDISLTQENDYIESDINYPYIDFIRRKDIPSLDINENVTEIQQCQRLSQNIEQKPLFATMTLNSTLILKWRAKIIKNGIITKQAIGQHHLDIQYLNKTYKHPKEIQVESNEDAGRLKIFGPDRNILDSLAVINKEQVSESEFLKNIISFSLNHDREIKHNFHQNRLCFLPVIMYIQNHLESKIDIKINTIGTSSENHLPNIKSQLYSPQASTYYRYACHSAICSHVEPMMNNTVKLQAVFSTPGTYDLAARIEIFARIVNTREFILQKWKMESICIINNDSK
- the LOC412104 gene encoding trafficking protein particle complex subunit 8 isoform X3; the encoded protein is MSSLYFYLSRQVSSMAQCKLTPREFICNAFSPQIAAICSIAADTVCQKNNLSFVELLQPFCKLNTEGHFKDPQGNIINIRNLRLFIQDVNAQPPEPSIARKMLNEAVSSAVCEHTTIIQIGTTELDVPVSVPWFEAWREMFLNVQFPSDHEFTKHFLACMIVVSTTEDNPLEKIQNMGTQLHQNIPGKLPKWFNNNTLRYYILIYDTLQDDKNKAEKIFAEMKNIYGANNCFLLQMNSRPPGQIDDNTHLPDPWSQFLVKHSEILGGSEQNSSPRTPADTSGVSSMPNEVTMDIDKTSQAGTPIASQNSVLISPNLNDIISFTSEISDSRNTHLEIGQEAIPVTIHPLSPTADKSRNSVLYGKQINDAPINVNVWADSPNYLAIQHGVRLSTQDLERLRTLITEFCLKSLLPYVEKQIGLLNDVISNKKGVSRSLFSATRRWFGTNKPGIPGPTPSNAVIYTTESPELQLRRLGDLCFMFGHYSLAYQTYHSAKRDFAADQAWLYYAGALEMAALSAFMQGETNRKTIEYMDDAILTYSTSCKMPQFATRATLLSAECLKEQAAYCFIGPKMVRKYAFHAVLAGHRFSKAGQRKHSLRCYQQAYQIYNERGWSLAEDHIHFTIGRQAASLKQVSEAVKAFQKLLNAYSKQPGIQQAAFLREFLHIHNLLLQENLSNHHELPILPLPLIDSNDIKVLFGPIAKSYENNIPASHVSFNTEDCDDVRWSKMEEMLITEAQGSPPMIFKPTVALYSKTSNNSVKPNAVLNEPVHFFIELYNPLHIPLPLSNLTLLWSFTSSNGQITNEMKSSENLQLVETQTIEKIILQPITKQGIILCLIPKKIGELKVLGLSYDLSNPTHIIDPPIVNPTIAITGKRLFEIKGPRLKNIKEKPGTNIYGVDYRLEMNIIEKAPFMQIFFSKLSSEMLCGEIQKIDIILKNVGNSSLTNIFLASTDAKLFSLGDEHINIQEKHMTKRNNRLILKIPLSSNNNILNIGETHTIPFWIQAPHEKGIHYLDLLFYYENIDSKSMMKYRLCRHTWHFTILDSIQISSIASRSTLFKDISPTLNLIICIKNANQIHDLITNEILLYKILFQSDTWSVFDLSILSTNIKIQTQEVFHLMLKLRKKNQNESKFSDISLTQENDYIESDINYPYIDFIRRKDIPSLDINENVTEIQQCQRLSQNIEQKPLFATMTLNSTLILKWRAKIIKNGIITKQAIGQHHLDIQYLNKTYKHPKEIQVESNEDAGRLKIFGPDRNILDSLAVINKEQVSESEFLKNIISFSLNHDREIKHNFHQNRLCFLPVIMYIQNHLESKIDIKINTIGTSSENHLPNIKSQLYSPQASTYYRYACHSAICSHVEPMMNNTVKLQAVFSTPGTYDLAARIEIFARIVNTREFILQKWKMESICIINNDSK
- the LOC412104 gene encoding trafficking protein particle complex subunit 8 isoform X1; this encodes MSSLYFYLSRQVSSMAQCKLTPREFICNAFSPQIAAICSIAADTVCQKNNLSFVELLQPFCKLNTEGHFKDPQGNIINIRNLRLFIQDVNAQPPEPSIARKMLNEAVSSAVCEHTTIIQIGTTELDVPVSVPWFEAWREMFLNVQFPSDHEFTKHFLACMIVVSTTEDNPLEKIQNMGTQLHQNIPGKLPKWFNNNTLRYYILIYDTLQDDKNKAEKIFAEMKNIYGANNCFLLQMNSRPPGQIDDNTHLPDPWSQFLVKHSEILGGSEQNSSPRTPADTSGVSSMPNEVTMDIDKTSQAGTPIASQNSVLISPNLNDIISFTSEISDSRNTHLEIGQEAIPVTIHPLSPTADKSRNSVLYGKQINDAPINVNVWADSPNYLAIQHGVRLSTQDLERLRTLITEFCLKSLLPYVEKQIGLLNDVISNKKGVSRSLFSATRRWFGTNKPGIPGPTPSNAVIYTTESPELQLRRLGDLCFMFGHYSLAYQTYHSAKRDFAADQAWLYYAGALEMAALSAFMQGETNRKTIEYMDDAILTYSTSCKMPQFATRATLLSAECLKGRNLYGEAAKQLIRMTSEDSDLRSALLLEQAAYCFIGPKMVRKYAFHAVLAGHRFSKAGQRKHSLRCYQQAYQIYNERGWSLAEDHIHFTIGRQAASLKQVSEAVKAFQKLLNAYSKQPGIQQAAFLREFLHIHNLLLQENLSNHHELPILPLPLIDSNDIKVLFGPIAKSYENNIPASHVSFNTEDCDDVRWSKMEEMLITEAQGSPPMIFKPTVALYSKTSNNSVKPNAVLNEPVHFFIELYNPLHIPLPLSNLTLLWSFTSSNGQITNEMKSSENLQLVETQTIEKIILQPITKQGIILCLIPKKIGELKVLGLSYDLSNPTHIIDPPIVNPTIAITGKRLFEIKGPRLKNIKEKPGTNIYGVDYRLEMNIIEKAPFMQIFFSKLSSEMLCGEIQKIDIILKNVGNSSLTNIFLASTDAKLFSLGDEHINIQEKHMTKRNNRLILKIPLSSNNNILNIGETHTIPFWIQAPHEKGIHYLDLLFYYENIDSKSMMKYRLCRHTWHFTILDSIQISSIASRSTLFKDISPTLNLIICIKNANQIHDLITNEILLYKILFQSDTWSVFDLSILSTNIKIQTQEVFHLMLKLRKKNQNESKFSDISLTQENDYIESDINYPYIDFIRRKDIPSLDINENVTEIQQCQRLSQNIEQKPLFATMTLNSTLILKWRAKIIKNGIITKQAIGQHHLDIQYLNKTYKHPKEIQVESNEDAGRLKIFGPDRNILDSLAVINKEQVSESEFLKNIISFSLNHDREIKHNFHQNRLCFLPVIMYIQNHLESKIDIKINTIGTSSENHLPNIKSQLYSPQASTYYRYACHSAICSHVEPMMNNTVKLQAVFSTPGTYDLAARIEIFARIVNTREFILQKWKMESICIINNDSK